A section of the Phoenix dactylifera cultivar Barhee BC4 unplaced genomic scaffold, palm_55x_up_171113_PBpolish2nd_filt_p 000357F, whole genome shotgun sequence genome encodes:
- the LOC103718667 gene encoding cyclin-dependent kinase inhibitor 1-like produces the protein MRKCRGVGGEVGVMEVSQVVGMRTRSRTLALASASAAAAAAAAEKERAGSKRRKAAEPAGVQNSYLQLRSRSLVMTPRIARTPANPGGPRARGPSPASSDRLSRCSSNASSEVVSVEGRRRCLRSGDREGDDDLETSPCYFERSRERKETTPPSELRGESCNLESTAGKRKSRRSATVEAAAIATVEAAEIEVFFAAAERAASENLQIFGDKYNYDVSNDVPLDGRYEWHRVKP, from the exons ATGAGGAAGTGCAGAGGGGTCGGGGGGGAAGTCGGGGTGATGGAAGTGTCCCAGGTGGTTGGGATGAGAACGAGGTCCCGGACCTTGGCCCTCGCCTCCGCatctgcggcggcggcggcggcggcggcggaaaaGGAGAGAGCGGGGTCGAAGCGGAGGAAGGCGGCGGAACCTGCCGGGGTCCAGAATTCTTACCTCCAGCTCCGGAGCCGGAGCCTCGTCATGACCCCCCGGATCGCGAGGACACCGGCGAATCCCGGCGGGCCGCGGGCTCGGGGCCCTAGCCCAGCCTCTTCCGACCGCCTCTCCCGCTGTTCCAGCAACGCCTCCAGCGAGGTTGTGTCCGTCGAGGGCCGCCGGCGGTGCCTTCGATCCGGCGATCGGGAG GGTGACGACGATTTGGAGACGTCGCCATGTTATTTCGAGCGCAGCAGAGAGAG GAAGGAGACGACGCCGCCGAGCGAGCTGCGAGGGGAATCGTGCAACCTGGAATCAACGGCGGGGAAGAGAAAATCAAGGAGATCGGCGACGGTGGAGGCGGCGGCTATAGCGACGGTGGAGGCGGCGGAAATCGAGGTGTTTTTCGCGGCCGCGGAGAGAGCCGCCTCCGAGAATCTCCAAATCTTCGGCGACAA GTACAACTACGACGTCTCCAACGACGTTCCATTGGACGGCCGGTACGAGTGGCATCGAGTAAAGCCATGA
- the LOC103718678 gene encoding uncharacterized protein LOC103718678 — protein sequence MPPPPTPPLHEPPLAATAHPPPASVAARPLSGANGLAGGEVFSAAADGGPAPSRGPLQQPDPPPGFSFEEIRLYGFDHRNLESPLNDEIKISGVPSSIISGNVGTWRSVLLGEEGRVGRQDVEGIVVVFAWLSSEARDLKPYIDIYWSLGWSCLVCHADFLTLFFSDKARSLACGVLDELVKELEYRPLPIVLATFSGGSKGCMYMVLQLLEGECGGQVSLDDISL from the exons ATGCCCCCACCCCCGACCCCGCCCCTTCACGAGCCCCCTCTTGCGGCCACGGCCCACCCTCCTCCTGCATCTGTCGCGGCCCGTCCTCTTTCTGGAGCCAACGGCCTTGCAGGAGGAGAGGTGttctccgccgccgccgacggCGGCCCCGCCCCATCCCGCGGCCCCCTCCAACAGCCCGACCCCCCTCCG GGTTTTTCTTTCGAAGAAATTAGGCTTTACGGATTCGATCATCGGAACCTTGAATCGCCTCTGAACGACGAGATTAAGATTTCTGGAGTCCCTAGCTCTATAATCTCCGGGAATGTGGGAACATGGAGGTCGGTTCTACTCGGGGAGGAGGGAAGGGTTGGGAGGCAGGACGTGGAAGGAATAGTGGTGGTGTTCGCGTGGCTCTCGAGCGAGGCGAGGGATCTGAAGCCGTATATAGATATCTACTGGTCCCTCGGGTGGAGCTGCCTCGTCTGCCATGCAGATTTCCTCACCCT ATTTTTTTCTGATAAGGCCAGATCACTAGCCTGTGGTGTTCTTGATGAGCTTGTTAAG GAACTGGAGTATAGGCCATTGCCTATTGTACTCGCAACTTTTTCTGGAGGTTCAAAAGGTTGCATGTACATGGTTCTTCAG TTGCTTGAGGGAGAATGCGGTGGACAAGTTAGTCTG GATGATATCAGCTTGTAA